A DNA window from Methanooceanicella nereidis contains the following coding sequences:
- a CDS encoding respiratory chain complex I subunit 1 family protein, producing the protein MMETTTQFSWAYPYILPTILLILSPIIGGLLIGIDRKLTARLQNRRGPPIVQPFYDMLKLFGKEDKIVNRSYLVFGSAYSSTVVLSTALLLFQYDLLVVTFVFGLSFIFLVLAGYSARSQFSFVGATRELMQMMTYEPILLLIVFMIRLVTGSFEVEAIFDASQPLLFTLPLAFLALLVILPIKFRKSPFDISTAHSEIAQGPTIEFAGKYLAIVETGHFFEMFFVLWFIGLFYVQSWPIRIGLMVFAFLFSLVVDNATARLRVDQMLKQVYIVGMILLIINLAYIIVTGSWIV; encoded by the coding sequence ATGATGGAGACGACAACGCAATTCTCATGGGCATATCCCTACATCTTACCGACTATCCTGCTGATATTATCACCGATAATCGGAGGCCTTCTGATAGGTATTGACCGAAAGCTCACGGCGAGGCTCCAGAACAGGCGTGGTCCGCCGATCGTTCAGCCGTTCTACGATATGCTGAAGCTGTTCGGAAAAGAGGATAAGATAGTCAACAGGAGCTACCTGGTGTTCGGATCGGCATATTCCTCAACGGTCGTCTTGAGCACGGCACTGCTGCTGTTCCAGTATGACCTGCTCGTTGTCACCTTCGTGTTCGGCCTGTCATTCATATTCCTGGTGCTTGCCGGATACAGCGCAAGGTCCCAGTTCAGCTTCGTGGGAGCCACGAGAGAGCTTATGCAGATGATGACATACGAGCCGATACTGCTCCTGATAGTGTTCATGATAAGGCTGGTCACCGGAAGCTTCGAGGTCGAAGCAATATTTGATGCGTCACAGCCCCTGCTGTTCACGCTTCCCCTGGCGTTCTTAGCCCTGCTGGTCATACTCCCGATAAAGTTCAGGAAATCTCCGTTCGACATATCGACCGCCCATAGCGAAATAGCCCAGGGCCCGACGATCGAGTTCGCCGGCAAATATCTGGCCATAGTAGAAACAGGACACTTCTTCGAGATGTTCTTCGTACTGTGGTTCATAGGGCTATTCTACGTACAGAGCTGGCCCATCAGGATAGGCCTGATGGTGTTCGCCTTCCTGTTCTCGCTGGTAGTGGACAACGCGACGGCCAGGCTGCGCGTCGACCAGATGCTCAAACAAGTATACATAGTTGGAATGATATTGTTGATAATTAACCTCGCATACATTATCGTTACAGGGAGCTGGATCGTATGA
- a CDS encoding flavodoxin family protein has translation MKVLAIMGSPKGKGNGYKVVRRIEENMKQTGDVEFEYLFLKEANLGLCKGCFVCVPKGERLCPLKDDREKIEQKILDSDGVILSSPGYVFNVSWLMKNFIDRFAYSNHRLRFFNQKVLLVANSGGAGLEETLKSMRNALGGAKIVYELAVPTPPWPVTPGMEQKNEKKIGEASKKLHDAMLVKTLSPPKLNDYMRFKFLKTISSEVKEYLPADYEFYKDKEYYYDTKISLYNKVMSSILFRIAMTFMKDMGPNKEAMKKENK, from the coding sequence ATGAAAGTGCTGGCTATAATGGGGAGCCCAAAAGGCAAAGGTAACGGCTATAAGGTCGTTCGCAGGATCGAAGAGAACATGAAGCAAACAGGCGACGTCGAGTTCGAATATCTCTTTCTTAAAGAAGCGAACCTCGGCCTCTGCAAGGGCTGTTTTGTATGCGTGCCAAAAGGAGAGCGCCTCTGCCCGCTAAAGGATGACAGGGAAAAGATCGAACAAAAGATACTGGATTCGGACGGAGTTATATTATCCTCCCCCGGCTATGTATTCAACGTAAGCTGGCTGATGAAAAATTTCATCGACAGGTTCGCGTACTCTAATCACAGGCTCAGGTTTTTCAATCAAAAGGTTTTACTTGTGGCTAACAGCGGCGGTGCCGGGCTTGAAGAGACTCTCAAGTCCATGAGAAACGCGCTGGGAGGCGCGAAAATCGTTTATGAACTGGCGGTCCCGACGCCTCCATGGCCTGTCACTCCCGGAATGGAGCAAAAGAACGAGAAAAAGATAGGAGAAGCATCGAAAAAGCTGCATGACGCCATGCTCGTAAAGACGCTGTCACCGCCGAAATTAAATGATTATATGCGTTTCAAGTTCTTGAAGACCATATCCTCAGAGGTAAAAGAGTATCTTCCGGCCGACTATGAGTTTTACAAGGATAAGGAATACTACTATGATACAAAGATAAGCCTTTATAATAAGGTCATGTCCTCGATACTTTTCAGGATAGCCATGACCTTTATGAAAGACATGGGGCCGAATAAAGAGGCAATGAAAAAGGAAAATAAATAA
- a CDS encoding HIT family protein has product MLEKMNDRPEAMIMDDVGSILTSSVLDRSGAVSRPFKVNYDEECSFCKKNRQIVLVNEEYEHPEPTFIKRMPASVAALSYDQDHFGRSVVILRDHETDLNYVLKNKLLIFMAFLEDVSAVVDAIQAVCKADRINYAIYMNLHDHLHVHLIPRYRSEGENFNKPPFFSGRSEMDADFDYRSLALKIRKNLAVEPSTLSSYVEKIINDGLPS; this is encoded by the coding sequence GTGCTAGAAAAAATGAATGACCGGCCAGAGGCGATGATCATGGATGATGTCGGCTCAATACTCACTTCATCCGTTCTCGATAGAAGCGGCGCCGTATCCCGGCCTTTTAAAGTCAACTATGACGAAGAATGCAGTTTTTGTAAAAAGAACAGGCAAATAGTGCTGGTCAACGAAGAGTATGAGCACCCGGAGCCCACGTTCATAAAGAGGATGCCGGCGAGCGTGGCCGCGCTGAGCTATGACCAGGATCATTTTGGCAGGTCCGTCGTCATATTGAGGGACCATGAGACCGACCTGAACTACGTTCTAAAGAATAAGCTATTGATATTCATGGCTTTTCTTGAGGATGTATCTGCCGTCGTAGACGCGATCCAGGCGGTATGCAAAGCGGACCGGATCAATTATGCGATATACATGAACCTCCACGACCATCTCCATGTTCATCTTATCCCGCGGTACCGGTCCGAAGGAGAGAATTTCAACAAACCTCCCTTTTTTTCGGGGAGAAGTGAAATGGACGCTGATTTCGATTACAGGTCGCTTGCGCTTAAAATAAGGAAAAACCTGGCAGTCGAGCCGTCTACGTTAAGCAGTTATGTGGAGAAGATAATAAACGACGGTCTCCCGTCCTGA
- a CDS encoding ABC transporter permease — protein MKNILTLAKRETRRFRSRFTGRSRLIVLLILAISLALSYMVFQQGVTLSKDIYTIGVSPDGPEILDSRFNVIALDRPTGYQMLYDKTIDVFIDGDLVKSRYDGRSLYAAGALKQYFEKEEITRIKDQYDIDKAFPLRIEINYLSAPQGSQSGPGVSTPLPQASSTPYVPSSYPTLIPTATPGTGGSAILSPTGTPDSTDDAVKKQIEKLESGDMTNFKAEFVSDKEIIVPSLMNPPVPLAQVIIAFLYIVPIFFISIFFTSSFMEEKTNRKLNILISSPVTPLEIIIGKLLPYFLFSLALTIGITLFLNGDLLLALAIFIPIILFIFSIYLMVALIYRTYKDQTFFSMTAITFVTGYLVFPALFTGVNKLSYISPLTLAVEMYRGESFGIMEYLFSTGPMYLVFLLTMFLAVRMFNEEYLMSYGPLYRKIADAIYLAINKDHPYVSIAVLSALIIPAVFMVQLVFVALSVNLPPAYTLGILLLLCVIVEEIAKSAGIAMLIENRRAGSVKQVAFLSFFSALGFLAGEKLLLFLSLSVLSSVMLIDAMGSANLLIIPLIAHFVFTLIVSLTVFKFRIRSYPFAIIGGSLVHYLYNLYVLGMI, from the coding sequence ATGAAAAATATTCTCACTTTGGCAAAGCGGGAGACCAGGCGGTTCAGGTCACGGTTCACTGGGCGCTCGAGACTGATCGTGCTACTGATACTTGCCATATCCCTGGCGTTATCCTACATGGTCTTTCAGCAAGGGGTCACGCTGAGTAAAGACATATATACGATAGGTGTCTCTCCTGACGGGCCCGAAATCCTTGATAGCAGGTTCAATGTCATCGCACTGGACCGGCCGACCGGCTATCAGATGCTATATGATAAGACTATCGATGTTTTTATCGACGGCGATCTTGTCAAGAGCAGGTATGACGGTAGATCGCTTTATGCGGCCGGAGCTTTAAAGCAATATTTCGAGAAAGAGGAAATAACTCGCATAAAGGACCAGTATGATATTGATAAGGCTTTCCCGCTAAGGATAGAGATCAATTATCTCAGCGCACCGCAAGGCTCCCAATCGGGTCCGGGTGTTTCTACACCTCTGCCTCAGGCGTCATCAACTCCTTACGTCCCATCCTCATATCCTACATTAATCCCGACAGCGACTCCAGGGACCGGCGGATCGGCAATATTATCGCCGACGGGCACTCCGGACTCAACGGATGACGCAGTGAAAAAGCAAATAGAAAAGCTTGAGAGCGGGGATATGACGAATTTCAAGGCGGAGTTCGTCTCGGATAAGGAGATCATAGTCCCGTCATTGATGAACCCTCCCGTTCCGCTGGCCCAGGTCATAATAGCTTTCCTTTACATTGTGCCTATATTTTTCATAAGCATATTCTTCACCAGCAGCTTCATGGAGGAAAAAACTAACAGAAAGCTTAACATCCTCATATCCTCTCCTGTGACGCCGCTTGAGATCATCATAGGAAAGCTTTTACCTTATTTCCTGTTCTCGTTAGCCCTCACGATAGGGATCACACTATTCCTGAACGGGGATCTGCTGCTGGCACTGGCGATATTCATACCGATCATACTTTTTATATTCTCGATCTACCTGATGGTGGCATTGATATACCGGACATACAAGGACCAGACGTTCTTTTCGATGACGGCCATAACCTTCGTTACCGGGTATCTTGTTTTCCCCGCATTGTTCACCGGCGTAAATAAGCTGAGCTATATATCGCCTTTGACCCTTGCCGTGGAAATGTATCGGGGAGAAAGCTTCGGGATCATGGAATACCTGTTCTCTACGGGGCCGATGTACCTGGTGTTCTTGCTGACGATGTTCCTTGCGGTCAGGATGTTTAACGAGGAGTACCTGATGAGCTACGGGCCGCTTTACAGAAAGATCGCGGACGCCATATACCTGGCCATAAACAAAGACCATCCTTATGTTTCGATAGCAGTATTGAGCGCTTTGATAATTCCTGCGGTATTCATGGTACAGCTTGTGTTCGTCGCTCTTTCGGTAAACCTTCCTCCGGCTTACACTCTTGGAATATTATTGCTGCTTTGCGTAATCGTCGAGGAGATAGCAAAATCGGCAGGCATAGCGATGCTGATAGAGAACCGCAGAGCAGGCTCCGTAAAACAGGTGGCATTCCTGTCATTCTTTTCTGCGCTCGGTTTTCTGGCAGGCGAAAAACTTCTCCTGTTCCTGTCGCTGAGCGTCCTCTCAAGCGTTATGCTGATAGATGCGATGGGAAGCGCTAATCTGCTGATAATACCCTTGATCGCGCACTTTGTGTTCACACTCATCGTTTCGCTGACCGTCTTTAAGTTCAGGATCAGGTCGTACCCGTTCGCGATAATAGGCGGCTCATTGGTGCATTATCTATACAATCTTTACGTCCTGGGGATGATATAG
- a CDS encoding NADH-quinone oxidoreductase subunit B family protein yields MSIIEFARKKSPWVLHVNAGGCNGCNLELLSCLTPRYDVSRFGVYNTDNPKHADVMIVIGPVTLKYKEIITNLYNQMPDPKVVMAVGTCTCTGGIYQGCYGHCGALDQVLPVDVYVPGCNVRPEAIIDGLVLALDMLNEKERKILEDKKAKAKGVA; encoded by the coding sequence ATGAGCATAATAGAGTTCGCAAGAAAGAAATCACCGTGGGTACTTCACGTGAACGCGGGCGGATGTAACGGCTGCAACCTTGAGCTGCTTTCATGCCTGACCCCGAGATATGACGTATCCAGGTTCGGCGTGTACAATACGGACAATCCGAAGCATGCCGATGTTATGATCGTGATAGGCCCCGTGACGCTGAAGTATAAGGAGATCATCACCAATCTTTACAATCAGATGCCTGACCCCAAAGTAGTCATGGCCGTAGGGACATGTACGTGCACAGGCGGCATATACCAGGGATGCTACGGGCACTGCGGAGCGCTTGACCAGGTGCTTCCTGTGGATGTCTATGTTCCCGGATGCAACGTGAGGCCTGAAGCCATCATAGACGGGCTGGTGCTCGCGCTGGACATGCTGAATGAGAAAGAGCGTAAGATCCTGGAAGATAAAAAGGCAAAGGCTAAGGGGGTGGCGTAA
- a CDS encoding NADH-quinone oxidoreductase subunit C, whose amino-acid sequence MDIKVLTQEELLKEVKRLKESGARIITIAGQDLGENIEVLYFFHTGIGKSEVLKLIVPKKGGNEEVQSITPIMQGAYIAENELAEMFGLHVVGVPGRFFLHESITAPLRRK is encoded by the coding sequence ATGGACATCAAAGTATTGACTCAGGAAGAATTGCTAAAAGAGGTAAAGAGGCTAAAGGAGAGCGGAGCCCGCATCATAACGATCGCCGGACAAGACTTAGGCGAGAACATCGAGGTCCTGTACTTTTTCCACACCGGCATAGGCAAGTCAGAGGTCTTAAAACTGATAGTGCCTAAAAAAGGAGGCAATGAAGAGGTACAAAGCATAACACCGATAATGCAGGGCGCTTACATTGCCGAGAACGAGCTTGCGGAGATGTTCGGGCTGCATGTTGTAGGCGTGCCCGGTCGCTTCTTCCTGCATGAGAGCATAACGGCCCCGTTAAGGAGGAAATAA
- a CDS encoding ABC transporter permease — protein sequence MSGFSSILKKEIKAVAKERTIILAIIIQLLIASFSSVILIGLMSFYDPDSIGENTNIKLKVGIVGDSYSPLVGYLDDKRVRTVYFYSQQDAEEEFNKGSIDAILHIPENRSGVTDMKLYLPESDSKSTVILMVLKEPLKKYENYLREYNGVDVKYTDIRGKQNTTYEFLYTFIVPMLMLFPAFIAGSIVIDTLSEEFENKTLDTLLSAPVSLNQMLGAKLTAAVFIAAVQCILWPILLFFNHIYIHNVIPVILLAVIIAAFISVSSGILAIFFKDRERSQFIYSILLLSAGAVTYFLNPSPFSLMARLAAGDIYVGMANVLAYAVPVIVMLILFFFLSNKMFAAKN from the coding sequence GTGAGCGGCTTTTCGTCGATATTGAAAAAAGAGATCAAGGCAGTGGCTAAAGAAAGGACAATAATCCTCGCGATAATCATACAGCTATTGATAGCATCTTTCTCGTCGGTCATACTTATAGGGCTGATGTCATTCTATGACCCTGACTCCATAGGCGAAAACACTAACATTAAGCTTAAGGTCGGCATCGTGGGCGATAGCTATAGCCCTCTCGTAGGCTATCTGGACGACAAGAGAGTTCGCACGGTGTATTTCTATTCTCAGCAGGATGCGGAAGAAGAGTTCAATAAAGGCTCTATTGATGCCATACTCCATATTCCCGAAAATAGGTCGGGCGTTACAGATATGAAGCTGTACCTGCCGGAGTCCGACTCAAAGTCTACAGTGATCCTGATGGTGTTAAAAGAGCCGCTTAAAAAGTACGAGAATTACCTGAGAGAATATAACGGGGTGGATGTTAAATATACTGACATCCGGGGTAAACAGAACACAACATACGAGTTCCTGTACACGTTTATCGTGCCGATGCTCATGCTGTTCCCTGCATTCATCGCGGGGAGCATCGTGATAGACACCCTGTCGGAGGAATTTGAGAACAAGACGCTGGATACATTATTGTCCGCTCCCGTATCATTGAACCAGATGCTGGGGGCAAAACTCACTGCAGCAGTGTTCATAGCTGCCGTGCAATGCATACTCTGGCCGATATTGCTGTTCTTTAACCATATCTACATACACAATGTCATACCGGTCATTTTACTCGCAGTGATAATAGCGGCGTTCATATCTGTCAGCTCAGGCATTCTCGCCATATTCTTCAAGGACCGGGAACGCTCGCAGTTCATCTATTCGATATTGCTGCTTTCGGCAGGAGCTGTGACATATTTCCTTAACCCGTCGCCTTTCAGCCTGATGGCGAGGCTGGCCGCGGGAGATATCTATGTCGGGATGGCGAACGTCCTGGCATACGCGGTTCCTGTCATAGTGATGCTGATATTGTTTTTCTTCTTATCGAATAAAATGTTCGCGGCAAAAAATTAG
- a CDS encoding pyridoxamine 5'-phosphate oxidase family protein, which yields MKSLVKLTEEIKESLKGVKTIYMATCSNDCIPNVAPMGAYKLLDDETMLISDQFMNKTMKNLEQNQKVAISYWGEKGGYQIKGVAVVHKDDDVFKEDVEWIKSVMPKLTPKSAVVIRITEVYSIKPGTEAGKKIL from the coding sequence GTGAAAAGTTTGGTCAAACTGACGGAGGAAATTAAGGAATCCCTGAAAGGGGTAAAGACGATATACATGGCTACATGCTCCAATGATTGCATACCAAACGTAGCTCCGATGGGGGCCTATAAGCTTCTTGACGACGAGACGATGCTCATTTCGGATCAGTTCATGAACAAGACGATGAAGAACCTGGAACAGAACCAGAAAGTGGCGATATCCTACTGGGGCGAGAAGGGCGGCTATCAGATCAAAGGCGTCGCAGTAGTGCATAAGGACGACGATGTCTTTAAAGAGGATGTGGAATGGATAAAATCGGTGATGCCAAAGCTCACCCCAAAATCAGCCGTCGTGATAAGGATCACGGAAGTCTATTCGATAAAGCCCGGCACTGAAGCCGGTAAAAAGATACTGTAA
- a CDS encoding response regulator — protein sequence MTKTSGKRILVTDDESDIVDIITGMLRHIGYETLKAYSGKECIEVAAGERPDLIFLDIMMENMDGWEVATEIKNDPQLKEIPIIMVTAKPLTLEDVRDRAQLIENYIMKPVSIATLKEAVEDIFTAKTRVERIIEIARKSGVKSEMIEELKDRYLRIYTQNRTNQKLLVLLSQIYTEKRLEDNPGWKNTMASLKKGIEHQDEELERLEKIIMKPQK from the coding sequence ATGACTAAAACCTCAGGTAAAAGAATACTGGTCACGGACGATGAGTCCGACATCGTCGACATCATTACAGGAATGCTCCGGCACATAGGATATGAGACGCTCAAAGCTTACAGCGGAAAAGAATGTATAGAGGTCGCCGCCGGCGAAAGGCCGGACCTTATTTTCCTGGACATCATGATGGAAAACATGGACGGCTGGGAAGTCGCCACAGAGATAAAAAATGACCCCCAATTAAAAGAAATACCGATCATCATGGTCACCGCAAAGCCGCTTACGCTTGAGGACGTCAGGGACAGGGCTCAGCTCATCGAGAACTACATAATGAAGCCGGTCAGCATTGCGACGCTCAAAGAGGCGGTCGAGGACATTTTCACGGCAAAGACCAGAGTGGAGCGCATTATCGAGATAGCAAGAAAATCGGGCGTAAAAAGTGAAATGATCGAAGAGCTGAAAGATAGGTATCTGCGCATCTATACTCAAAACCGTACCAACCAGAAGTTACTGGTCCTGTTATCTCAGATATACACTGAAAAGAGACTTGAGGATAACCCTGGATGGAAAAATACCATGGCAAGCCTTAAGAAAGGCATAGAGCACCAGGATGAAGAGCTGGAAAGACTTGAAAAGATAATAATGAAGCCGCAAAAGTGA
- a CDS encoding 4Fe-4S binding protein, with amino-acid sequence MLKILQNIVHNAISRPYTSNYPFTPYQHFPGTRADVSFDGSKCILCGLCQRSCPADCIVIHKEETKIEYLNTQCIRCGYCVRICPTNAIIQNEVYTKPSTDRLTVFTLVTNENAPIIKKRKAEAAAKKAAAEGNPAEAKPVKDAPGKTENKPGE; translated from the coding sequence ATGCTTAAGATATTGCAGAACATAGTCCACAATGCGATAAGCAGGCCTTACACGTCAAATTACCCGTTCACGCCATACCAGCATTTTCCGGGCACAAGGGCAGATGTGTCCTTTGACGGATCAAAATGCATACTTTGCGGGCTGTGCCAGAGATCCTGTCCGGCCGACTGCATCGTGATCCATAAGGAAGAGACCAAAATAGAGTACCTGAACACCCAATGCATAAGGTGCGGCTATTGCGTAAGGATATGCCCGACAAACGCGATAATCCAGAACGAGGTATACACAAAGCCCTCTACGGATAGGCTTACGGTATTCACACTGGTCACTAACGAGAATGCGCCCATCATCAAAAAGCGCAAGGCTGAAGCCGCGGCGAAGAAAGCCGCTGCAGAGGGTAACCCTGCGGAAGCGAAGCCTGTAAAGGATGCTCCCGGAAAGACAGAGAACAAGCCAGGTGAGTAA
- a CDS encoding MBL fold metallo-hydrolase — translation MMSEIVFLGTAGGRMVVTSQLRKSGGMWLELNGKRIVLDPGPGCLLRCVELGIDPAGIDCIVLSHKHIDHSNDVNIMIEAMSGGGFKPKGILIAPGDSLEGDDPVVLRYVRTYIKGNIKVLKESFRYSLGEVDIEAATKLEHSDVETYGLKFSFGGKTIGYIADTEYFDALPEAFKGCDYLIINMVRMTRVKMLQHLIPIDIINILKKARPGVAILNHFGMQVVKASPEAVAKKIEAESGVRTIAAGDGMRLDLGKVPERPKDMTLERFLG, via the coding sequence ATGATGTCTGAGATAGTGTTCCTGGGGACGGCAGGCGGCAGAATGGTCGTAACGAGCCAGCTAAGAAAAAGCGGCGGGATGTGGCTTGAGCTCAACGGAAAGAGGATAGTCCTTGACCCCGGCCCCGGATGTCTGCTCAGATGCGTGGAGCTCGGGATAGACCCGGCAGGAATAGATTGTATAGTCCTGTCGCACAAGCATATCGACCATAGTAACGATGTCAACATAATGATCGAGGCGATGTCCGGAGGAGGCTTCAAGCCTAAAGGCATACTCATAGCCCCGGGAGACAGCCTCGAGGGGGACGACCCGGTTGTACTCAGATATGTGCGGACTTACATAAAAGGCAATATTAAGGTTTTAAAGGAATCATTCAGGTATTCTCTGGGAGAAGTCGATATCGAAGCAGCGACAAAACTGGAGCATTCCGATGTTGAAACATACGGGCTAAAATTTTCGTTCGGCGGAAAAACTATCGGCTACATAGCCGACACTGAATACTTTGACGCGCTTCCTGAGGCGTTCAAAGGATGCGACTACCTGATTATCAATATGGTCAGGATGACGCGTGTCAAGATGCTTCAGCACCTTATCCCCATAGACATCATCAATATATTGAAGAAAGCAAGACCGGGTGTCGCCATACTGAACCACTTCGGAATGCAGGTCGTAAAAGCATCCCCGGAGGCCGTGGCGAAAAAGATTGAGGCCGAATCAGGTGTGCGCACCATAGCGGCCGGGGACGGCATGAGACTGGACCTTGGCAAAGTCCCGGAAAGACCGAAGGATATGACTCTTGAAAGATTTTTAGGATAG
- a CDS encoding ABC transporter ATP-binding protein produces MIKLKGVTKLYKDFVAVDNLDLEVKEGEILGIIGHNGAGKSTTLKMIAGLTAPTYGSIHVMGKDMAKESTYVKRYIGYLPEESPLYENMTASEYLLFFSELYGMPSKDAKKRIDMLLKALKLDEQNKLTGEFSKGMKRKVAIARSLLHDPKLLIFDEPNSGLDPLTSFFIIDYLKNLKGQGKTILLSAHNLFHVEYICDRVAIIKGGKLLVCDTMDSIRKSLGSREYEVIFWSGDNLDYERSDGNYIFKTTSIGEMASVLKNISENNWALIDLSIKQSALEDIYVKLMA; encoded by the coding sequence ATGATTAAACTGAAAGGCGTCACTAAGTTATATAAAGATTTTGTAGCGGTAGATAACCTTGACCTTGAGGTAAAAGAAGGAGAGATACTGGGAATAATAGGACACAATGGCGCCGGAAAAAGCACGACTTTAAAAATGATAGCCGGGCTGACGGCCCCCACGTATGGATCGATACACGTGATGGGGAAGGACATGGCCAAAGAAAGCACTTATGTTAAGCGATACATAGGATACCTTCCTGAGGAAAGCCCGCTGTACGAGAATATGACCGCAAGTGAGTACCTTTTATTCTTTTCTGAGCTCTACGGGATGCCTTCGAAAGACGCTAAAAAGCGTATAGACATGCTTCTTAAGGCGCTAAAGCTCGATGAGCAGAATAAGCTTACGGGAGAATTTTCAAAAGGAATGAAAAGAAAAGTGGCGATAGCCCGTTCGCTCCTGCACGACCCAAAACTGCTGATATTCGACGAGCCGAACTCCGGGCTGGACCCGCTCACGTCGTTCTTTATCATCGATTACCTTAAAAACCTGAAGGGACAGGGCAAGACGATTTTATTGAGCGCCCATAACCTGTTTCACGTAGAATACATATGCGACCGCGTCGCTATAATCAAAGGCGGAAAGTTACTGGTCTGCGATACGATGGACTCGATACGCAAAAGCCTGGGCTCAAGAGAATACGAGGTAATATTCTGGTCCGGCGATAACCTTGACTATGAGCGCAGCGACGGTAATTATATTTTCAAGACGACAAGTATCGGCGAGATGGCATCAGTACTTAAGAACATCTCGGAAAATAACTGGGCATTGATAGACCTGTCGATAAAACAGTCCGCGCTGGAAGACATCTATGTCAAACTGATGGCTTAG
- a CDS encoding hydrogenase large subunit, whose protein sequence is MKTTIQYGPQHPVWVEPIRLKLNVDGEFVKDVEYEGGFVHRGIEKRFEFDYNKGPYLAERVCGICSTHHSTCYCLAAEKTMNLEVSRRATIIRTIICELERLHSHILAVGLTLEAIGFENLFMLCFRTRESVLDVFERVTGNRVLHGHNIVGGVTRNIGPEMAKEMSDFCDELEKKCHDLENMIVNSYTIKQRMKGIGIMSEKLARDLAVVGPVARGSNVAYDVRHADPYIMYDEVKVEPIVEKDGDCWARSIVRVREWFQSIDIIRQCLPLLDGTPDEIFVKSKALPEGEHFARVEAPRGELFYYLRGKKSKELDRVKIRTSTYGNAPGIVPLVKGCHLADVGFITVTFDPCIGCIDR, encoded by the coding sequence ATGAAGACGACGATACAGTACGGCCCGCAGCACCCCGTATGGGTCGAGCCCATCAGGCTGAAGCTTAACGTCGACGGTGAATTCGTCAAGGACGTTGAGTATGAAGGAGGCTTTGTACACAGGGGCATTGAGAAAAGATTCGAATTTGACTATAATAAAGGCCCTTACCTTGCAGAAAGAGTCTGCGGGATATGCAGCACACACCACTCGACATGTTATTGCCTTGCGGCAGAAAAGACCATGAACCTTGAGGTGTCGCGCAGGGCGACCATCATAAGGACTATCATATGCGAGCTGGAAAGGCTTCACAGCCACATACTCGCGGTAGGGCTTACCCTTGAGGCCATTGGGTTCGAGAACCTGTTCATGCTGTGCTTCCGAACGAGAGAGTCGGTTCTCGACGTATTCGAAAGGGTCACCGGTAACCGCGTGTTACACGGGCATAACATCGTAGGGGGCGTAACGAGGAACATCGGCCCCGAGATGGCAAAGGAAATGAGCGACTTCTGCGATGAGCTTGAGAAAAAATGCCATGACCTCGAGAACATGATAGTCAACAGCTACACCATCAAGCAGAGAATGAAGGGCATAGGGATAATGAGCGAAAAGCTGGCCAGGGACCTGGCGGTCGTAGGCCCGGTCGCGAGGGGCAGCAACGTTGCTTATGACGTCAGGCATGCAGACCCGTACATCATGTATGATGAAGTAAAGGTGGAGCCTATCGTAGAAAAGGACGGCGACTGCTGGGCCAGGAGCATAGTCAGAGTTAGAGAATGGTTCCAGTCCATTGACATCATTCGCCAGTGCCTGCCATTGCTGGACGGCACTCCTGACGAGATATTCGTCAAGTCAAAGGCACTGCCTGAAGGCGAGCACTTCGCGAGAGTTGAAGCCCCCAGAGGAGAGCTGTTCTATTATCTAAGAGGCAAGAAATCAAAGGAGCTCGACCGCGTCAAGATCAGGACTTCGACGTACGGCAACGCGCCGGGAATAGTCCCGCTGGTAAAAGGCTGTCACCTGGCAGACGTAGGGTTCATCACGGTAACGTTCGATCCTTGCATAGGATGCATAGACAGGTGA